A stretch of Lactuca sativa cultivar Salinas chromosome 6, Lsat_Salinas_v11, whole genome shotgun sequence DNA encodes these proteins:
- the LOC111885100 gene encoding probable magnesium transporter NIPA9 isoform X2, which yields MDIFGALLMLRALSLAPVSVIQPVSGCGLAILSVFSHFYLKEVMNAVDWLGITLAGLGTIGVGAGGEEQKASSISILHLPWVACGVAFLFVLLNGWLRIYRRQRREQELMQSEVVEEIIYGLESGILFGIASVISKMGFVFLEQGFSALLVPVCISISICCSASGFVYQTRGLKHGRAVVVSTCAAVASIVTGVLAGMLALGERLPESPTSRLWLLLGWLLIVTGVILLVTSTRLIRFLPRKWRPVERNFGSRQPSSLRSRDQNSNPSTIIQAATLHHLVTSPSKAKP from the exons ATGGATATCTTTGGGGCATTGCTGATGTTACGTGCATTATCTCTAGCTCCT GTCTCTGTGATTCAACCAGTTTCGGGATGTGGTCTTGCAATTCTATCTGTGTTTTCTCATTTCTACCTGAAGGAAGTCATGAATGCTGTTGATTGGCTGGGTATTACCTTGGCTGGCCTTGGCACCATAG GAGTTGGTGCTGGAGGAGAGGAGCAAAAGGCCTCCTCAATATCTATCTTACACTTGCCTTGGGTGGCATGTGGTGTTGCATTTTTGTTT GTACTCTTGAATGGATGGCTTCGTATTTACAGACGTCAGCGAAGAGAGCAAGAACTG ATGCAATCTGAAGTTGTTGAGGAGATCATATACGGCTTGGAATCTGGCATTTTGTTCGG GATTGCATCTGTAATTTCAAAAATGGGATTTGTATTCCTGGAGCAGGGATTCTCCGCATTGCTTGTTCCTGTTTGCATCTCAATCAGTATATGCTGTAGTGCTTCAGGGTTTGTTTACCAG ACCCGCGGATTAAAGCATGGTAGAGCAGTTGTTGTGTCCACATGTGCTGCTGTGGCTTCAATTGTGACAGGTGTACTTGCTGGCATGCTTGCTCTTGGAGAACGCTTGCCCGAAAGTCCAACTTCCCGTCTTTGGCTTTTACTTGGATG GTTGCTAATAGTTACGGGAGTGATTTTATTGGTAACATCAACACGGTTGATTCGTTTTCTACCGCGGAAGTGGCGACCCGTGGAGCGGAATTTTGGATCTCGGCAACCGAGTTCTTTAAGAAGCCGGGATCAAAATTCAAACCCGAGTACAATCATCCAGGCAGCAACATTGCATCATTTGGTAACATCTCCATCGAAAGCAAAACCTTGA
- the LOC111885100 gene encoding probable magnesium transporter NIPA9 isoform X1: protein MWESIFLTVAATAGNNIGKVLQKKGTVILPPLSLKLKVVRAYASNKPWLIGFIMDIFGALLMLRALSLAPVSVIQPVSGCGLAILSVFSHFYLKEVMNAVDWLGITLAGLGTIGVGAGGEEQKASSISILHLPWVACGVAFLFVLLNGWLRIYRRQRREQELMQSEVVEEIIYGLESGILFGIASVISKMGFVFLEQGFSALLVPVCISISICCSASGFVYQTRGLKHGRAVVVSTCAAVASIVTGVLAGMLALGERLPESPTSRLWLLLGWLLIVTGVILLVTSTRLIRFLPRKWRPVERNFGSRQPSSLRSRDQNSNPSTIIQAATLHHLVTSPSKAKP, encoded by the exons ATGTGGGAATCGATCTTCCTGACGGTAGCAGCCACCGCCGGTAACAACATCGGAAAAGTTCTCCAGAAGAAGGGCACTGTCAttctccctcctctctctctcaaactcaAG GTGGTAAGAGCATATGCTTCTAATAAGCCATGGCTGATAGGCTTTATTATGGATATCTTTGGGGCATTGCTGATGTTACGTGCATTATCTCTAGCTCCT GTCTCTGTGATTCAACCAGTTTCGGGATGTGGTCTTGCAATTCTATCTGTGTTTTCTCATTTCTACCTGAAGGAAGTCATGAATGCTGTTGATTGGCTGGGTATTACCTTGGCTGGCCTTGGCACCATAG GAGTTGGTGCTGGAGGAGAGGAGCAAAAGGCCTCCTCAATATCTATCTTACACTTGCCTTGGGTGGCATGTGGTGTTGCATTTTTGTTT GTACTCTTGAATGGATGGCTTCGTATTTACAGACGTCAGCGAAGAGAGCAAGAACTG ATGCAATCTGAAGTTGTTGAGGAGATCATATACGGCTTGGAATCTGGCATTTTGTTCGG GATTGCATCTGTAATTTCAAAAATGGGATTTGTATTCCTGGAGCAGGGATTCTCCGCATTGCTTGTTCCTGTTTGCATCTCAATCAGTATATGCTGTAGTGCTTCAGGGTTTGTTTACCAG ACCCGCGGATTAAAGCATGGTAGAGCAGTTGTTGTGTCCACATGTGCTGCTGTGGCTTCAATTGTGACAGGTGTACTTGCTGGCATGCTTGCTCTTGGAGAACGCTTGCCCGAAAGTCCAACTTCCCGTCTTTGGCTTTTACTTGGATG GTTGCTAATAGTTACGGGAGTGATTTTATTGGTAACATCAACACGGTTGATTCGTTTTCTACCGCGGAAGTGGCGACCCGTGGAGCGGAATTTTGGATCTCGGCAACCGAGTTCTTTAAGAAGCCGGGATCAAAATTCAAACCCGAGTACAATCATCCAGGCAGCAACATTGCATCATTTGGTAACATCTCCATCGAAAGCAAAACCTTGA